ggagttatatgactatcaaaatttgaagcttaaaaatattttgctgaaggatctactttaattgaaaagtttagGGAGCCTTACTCCTGGCAAACCAAACTGCTGCCAAAGGCAACTAGTagattaataagttttaattcagTTGGCATTAATTATAAGGCTTTACCTATAATCATCAACattggaaaaaaaagagagagatggGAGGTCATTTTAGGAATAACTGCATActaattatttgtcattttatacTGCACTGTGGCATTACTCCAGTATCATTCTGCATAGTGCATAGTAGGTTCCCAAATTTTATAACTGTGACTTCTGCTGTATAACTAAAATACTGAACATTTTGGATAACCTGCTTATATTTTATGCTCAATTTATTCATGAGGAAATTAAGTGTAGTAGAAGGTTAAAAAAATGCcttgagatttaattaaattgatggGTCATCAGCTAAAATTAGTAGCATTTTAATATTCTGTATATGGTTTTCAGGAAAAATATATACCTAGAAAAGTTGAATGGGCTCTTTCTGGCCACTAAGTAAACATTGCAGCGTATGTTCTGTTTcctgttcaattttcaattatctgCACTATATTCAGTTTTGTAGGTATTTGCTAGGAAGAGATACAAATTATTGGGAATAGAGTGAAAAATGCTTGCTGaacatgattctttttttaactaatcaaaagCATCCTCTTGATTGAAATGAGTGgcaatgatttcttttaattttcttcaactGATCAGGCATGTGTTTTCTCTCGTGATTTTGCTAAGAAttgttaatgaaagaaaaatatcagaaaagaaattttaagaatgtgaTCTGAAACAGCTTCTTTTTTAGAACAAAACTTACTTCAAGgtgaatatattcttttcattgaaaatgagCCAATTTCAGTGAATGAATGTCTATTTTTCATGGAAGTTGCATAAAACAATTTATGCTTTGAattggaaattaagaaaattcattcacaAACATTAAttgttattgtacaaatattttgtcaaaaaaagttATCCAAAATATGGAAGAGTTCATTAGGGAAATATAGTAGTGGGAAAAAGTCGAGAACAAATATCTCTCTCAAATGAATGAAATGGgccaacaaaaaataaaatagtgttcAATATAGTTTCTTCTGATACTGCTTATTTGATTcattacctttaaaaatataaatatcttcatttaattcatttatttaccaTTATGCAGGGAAACTATTCATAAATACGAGaaaaaaaccaatttatttaatgacacaatgaaataaaagatcACTGATGCTTACAtgttggaatatatattttttaatgaatcaaatgcttttatttctaaagatttcAATAAACAATTTGTAATGTACAACTTGTGTGTGAacctttttcacaaaataatatcttCCAATTGATTAAAGGAAATCATGAGATATCTACATTgtgattagaatttaaaatgttttattctagaTCTGAAACaagctgaaaatttattttttctgttattcatGTAAGCAAAGCTTTAGATGAATAAATAATACACAGCCCATTAACATAATATATCCCACGAAAACTTGATTGATTTAGAGTTAAATTCTGGATAAAAGCTGATgcccaattaaaatattttaatagtttcccatagttaagaaaaaattgaaatagaccAATTGTTGAAGACTCTATATGCTGCTTATCAGAGATATTTCACTATACTGGAAATAAAATTACTAGTGattgtttttctataattataaaatcagccgaagtattacaaaataaagaatttcaccTTATTGGTGCTACTAAATGTATGAAGTACGAAATCCCCAAATTATTCAAGTATAATATTATTACTCTGACGACATAAGAAAGGAAGAAATGTGgtgaaaatgtaaaaagtttcatatttaaatacgtaaaaaacttagttttgaaatttaatgtttggTCATTTAAAGAGCTCAAAGTAATCGCTCCTACTTATTTTAGGTATATAGAAAAAGATTGTCTTTCTAGTTCTAATCTGAAATATACATAATCATTACCACAGCTTACAAACaaggaaatttttgttttattaaaaacaatatctgctacatcttaagaattttttaaaaatttgcccgATTTCAAATATTGTCCTTtgctaacatttattttttaataaatataagaaaatagttGAAGAatgtaaaatactttaataagtaTCCATCTAGcttgattgataaatttggtgcttaagtttattttttgttggtataataatattcattatttgttattttgtttcaatttaggGTGTTAAAAGACCAGCAGAAGGAGGAAGTTTAAGTTTTTCTCCTCaagcaaaatctaaaaaaatccatgaaatacCCTCTGAAAACAATGGTTCATCTCCATTGCCACAAAGAAAGTTACGTCGTGTTGCATCAGCAACTCAAAGTATGCAATCATCCAGTTTAGAAcattctaataattcaaattcttttagtGTGCTTGAAAATCCAACACCTGCAATGCTTTTAGTAATGCAGCGAAATTTAGAAAGACAGATGCAGTTATCCCATTTAAATGGACACATAGATAAAAATGGCTTAAAGGGAaacttttttgataatattaaatctgTTGCAGAAGCATTATCATctgtacaaaaaaagaaaagtaagtgtatttcatatttttaaaagatttttcaaaaaacttttgcattatttaaaatattaatttgtgcaatttaataatatattatttccagCATAACTGAAGTTCTAGGTAAGGTTCATTATTTTGAGTATGCAtgcaattctattttaattttgtattatgattgattttttttttctattagatcGAAACGGAAGGCTGCAGAATGGTTTCAAGTTTTGAATTTCGGAGGAACAGAAAGAGCTTGTGCTATGtaaaaaatcattcatcattTTAAACAAAGATCTCATATGCATTTAAGTGAGTTATATTATAGGTACTCTTTTATTCTGGCTTATTTCTGGGCTTTGGTCATCTCATCTGAAGGCATGATTGAATTTATACTATAAGGGTCTGCAAATTTATGTATAGTGAAAATGGAACATTATATCTTTCAAaagtatatacttattttttaattaagagtattcattcataataatttcatagattttattgtaaaatcagtGTATATATCTTAGGAATTGCATACtgattaattaatgtattatgtgaaaattgtaaataattctaatatctgtacaaatttcaataaaaatgtatttttcataaatattgtttaaaaaattctttacagtATTAGTGGTATTACAGACAGCATCAAatgctatatagataaaaattttaacatcattaaattgtttcattcttTTCACTGGAACTACTTCTTGGTTCTGTGTTTTCATTTACTTCTGCATCTTCAGCTACCTAGTTTAAAGGGAATGATATATTAAACTTCTACTATagatttttaatcattcaaatgtttttttataatttcaaaattttcacagaGATGTGcattagtattatttatatatatatatagtaataaaaaatataagcgttgtgaaattaaaacctatttctgaaataattgaaatttaaattatttcagaaacaaaactaaaaaaaagtagaaaatcaccattatatttagagagcgcaaatgcagctactactaaaacataGATGAATCAagattaattagtaataaaaccaagtaaaaagaattaaaaaaaatttccttttttttttgtccatttttttattactaattatatatatatataaatttgttagaaaattcttctatgttttgcaaaagaaatgaactttgtttaataattattagatataatattattatttgttcattaaaataacaaatatgagattatataatttataatgaaaattataatataataacattttaccTCCTCAGATGTAGACTCCATAGTTTCTGGTTGAATTACAGTTATTTCTTCTGTATTCTGTGTAATATCGTCAGTTCTTATAGTGTTTGGTTGAATCACAGATGTTTCTGCTATATCCTGGACAGTGTCATCAATGAGAGCTTAATAGGGAATACAATGGTTATCACTaacagtaaatttcatttttttttgatcACAGAGattttatctataataattaCTAGTTAAATAAGATTACATAACTGATACAAGTTTGAAATGTTGGTGATCTAATTTAAAGTTTACAAGCACAAACAGGCATAAGTttgtatgataataaaaattctaaaacctTATAAATCATCTAAATTGTTATGTccattgatttatatatatatataaacaatacatTTGCAGTACTAATAAGGCTATTAGTTAGCAAATTGTTAAGTATACATATAGAAATTTTACTGTTCTTTAAACAGTGTAATTAAAAGTTGGCTCAAAAGGAAAGAATACTAAATATCAATAACATAACATACTATCTAACAAGTGACAAGATGCTTCTAGTGTAGCTATTTCAGAGTCTACTTCATTCATCAGCCAGGGCCAAAAGGATTCttcaatttctgaaagaaaaaaactataagaattcaaaataacaCATATATCATATATGAGTTGAATCAGTATTAGCtatgaattacttttatttattaaacttggttagatttattaacttaaaaatagttatttgctgtttatatatatatataattgtattactAGAAAATTTGTCTTTAgtcagtaaaattttcaaaatcttaaatatatttattatattgtattagtcatagtgaattgaaatatttattcaaggcTAATGAGGCATTCTACTTTAGCCTTTGTGTAATGTAGATTCTCGGCAAGGaagatagtttttataaatagatatgtTGGCTACCAATTCAATAACCCCCAGCCCTTGGTAAtgaatttgatgataaaatcaaaaattccatTAACAGCAGGAATCTTAATGGTGATCTTTCTACAACTTTCTTTGACCTGCCACATAAACTATAAATAGTCATGTAGCCAGTCAGTAATGAATTGACAGCTGAGTTGAGCACAGAAGACAATGGAGAAGCATAAATAATCATGCAAAGTCTTTCTCCAACAGAGTTCTCTCTTAGCGCTTTGCTGTTCTTGTGCATGATTCGGTTGTGTCTTATTGACTGTATATTCATGATTTTGTGTAgaataaaacatcattatttgtttttgagTTTGTTGGATCATGCTCACTATACATACTGCACCATACCTTTGATTCTGAATTTTGAGCTTTCCATGACTATATAAAAAAgctatgataataataattcctaTATTCATATTTATGGAGCAATAGATATCCATATGGATGACCTCAATATGTTGATATAACAGTAAGATCAGAAAATTttccaatgtaaaaaaaaaaaaaaaaaatgtgataatggAAAAATCATACCTAACATTTCTGGATCTTCTGCTTCAAAATAGCCTTCAGCCTCAAGTTTTTTATACACTTGAGGTACAAGTTCAGATAAATAATTCTGAGAGAAAATGCAAGCCACAATTTTTTTGGCCACCTCATCTTCAAGTAAAACAGCTTCTTCCTGTTCTTTGATTctcttttcctaaaaaaaaaaaaaaaaaaaaaaaaattcataaaagatgaAAACTGCAAGTAAACATAAGATAAATCTGCAGACAcagttatttcatatttaaattatgtcttgattttattattaaaggagtCTATTATTTTACAGTATATCTCAAAAATGCTGGTGGAGAAAGAAAACAACACTTGATAATGTTTCTAGGATtcataagattttgcttttttttttttttttttttgcactattgGCACAATAGCTTAGTTTGAGAGATACTGTCTATATTGGGGAAAAGCTATGAGAATGTACAGTGcagtaatgtaatttaaaattagtccAAAAATTAAGCTGATAAAAAACAAGTGTTTATTGACGGAATATCTAGGTGCCATTAACttcattatagaaaattattattgaaattagtaATGGCAGGTTCTTTGATATTGCCATTTACTTTATGTATATAGATAATGAGTGAAGAACTGGTTGCTAATGGCAGCTGATATTAATTATATCTACATGATTAAAACTCTAAAGTTAGTTACTCTATTGCCTAATTTATGCTTCAAACAGCCAAAAATAATGGTATACTTCTTTAGGGATAAATGTGATTCTAACATTACAttcatatgtaaataatttactaaaagagaatttttttgtcattactAAGAAACTaatcataattcaataaattaaattttttttcgtagctggtttttttgatatataaatgttaaaaaattctcaaagctaaaatatatatctgcaacatttctgaaaactaaaattatttatataaatcagacATTACAAATAGGCCAAATGAActgaaaacttcttttatttgaatggcatggaaaagaaatgaataaaatagtattGTGGTATAAACTATACTTCCCATTTGTAGAATCAATATATTTTGCCTatgtaatattgtaatttttgagtttttcatAGCACAAAGTTTGTTAGagctaaattttgcaataatataattcatCCTAACATTAAAATCagattataattatcaaattaaaatgttttattctgtcataattcaattgtttaatctttaattatcCAAACCAATTTTACgagaattttgaaaagtatttttgtgaAAGAGATTtctttggagggggggggggatagcaTTGAGTGTGACAAAGAAATTTCATGACAGTTAATCTTTCTATCTCTGTTTCATCCTCTGCccttcaatgtgtgtgtgtgtgtaatatatatatatatatatatatatatatatatacattttcatgACTTTTGTTTTTCCAATTTCATGCCCTGtccaaatgatttaaaaaaaagaactggaAAAAGTTTCCTTTCTTCTCTGACTGGATcagcaaaaaattttgaactcagcaaaaaattaaaaatcaatcaactaagatattttgattatttttgttttaaactggAGATACATGCTCAAATACCGacctcaaaaaatttgaattaagagtATTAGTtgcagaaattgaaataaaattttgaaaaaagtaatcattaaaaaaaaatttcttaaaattcaataacttaaatCAGAAacgtaaaacatattttattagaatGGTAAACACCATTCTAATAATCAATGGAGTAAATTTTTTCTAGAACTGTTGGAAATCATACATCAAGCAAATACAagcaaaaaataatctaaaacattacattaaacaatttcaaattttgattttgaggtctgttgaaatatttattatgactACCATTATGTGAAACTTCATGGTTGTAAATGCTAGATATATCTGTGCACCATAGTTACATTTTATGAGTATTGACAATTAAATCAAAAGagtcaaacaaaagaaaaatggcatttcattattctgaatttaatacatatttttgaaatttgtaaatactcTATTATCAGAAAGAGAATTTGAAAAcaacattagaaaatttttcaggaagcagtaaatttcaaagaaaactttttatattattagggTTCTTAATAACTTTTCGTtgtctttcaatatttaataactacAGCTTCATTAAAAACTTTGACTTAGATTGTAAGgctttaaatttaaaggaataaatttttttttaaatctttcaaatcaaaaaattattttaaaataattttactttttcttcagATAATCTTCTTTCTTGTTCCTCTAGTCTTTTTACTTCTGCTACTTCAGCATTTCTTTTTGCTTCATAATCTATTTGTAAATCTGTTAAAACTGCTAATTCCTCTTCTGCCATTATTTCAATCAAAGCCTGTTCTAAAGTTTGTCCAACTAAAGCTTCCAGTATAGGCTCTACTTCTTCATCAAAATCAAACAACTGAAATCACAGATTAAGACTGgtcttttaattaagaaaaactttgattagaaaaactataattttctaaCTATAATAAAAGGCGGATAGTGTAAATAGTAGAGTTATCATACAGAatttaatagggaaaaaaaatcacaacacataaaatttcctttctttaattgTTACAGTTATGAAGATCTAAGTTCCTCTTCTCAGAAATAACTAGTAAGTTTTTCCTAATAGCAGGAACTATtgcttaaaatcattaaagaaaaaaaagtgtaaatacaATCATTAGAAGGGGGGTAAAAAACCTGtcaatttgcaataaatttcaatgaatgttaaCTTCTGTCTTTGAGATTAACTGTTAGGATTGCCTTTGcaataatcattcttttttttttttttttttaattcttttgggatttttaagtatatttacaaaattcattaaacttttattcttgaaaatgtaAGTGGCAGCTTTTGAATTTACTTCAACTTCTAAAACTGAACTTTCTTATTAATGAGCATCTTGCATCGTTCAAGTTATTCGTTATTCTtgattaaaagaattgaaaataaaataatttaacagcatATTAAAAAAGGCAAAGTTATCTGGCTATAATTAATACCAAATGAATATATggaaattctttgaatattgaaattcttttaacataCTTCACCCGGATAAATTTGAGTAGCTACATCTGGACCAGATTTTGCAGGTACAAAAAGAGGAGATGGAGGTCTATCAAGAAGAGGATCAGTTTCACATTGTGCATCAGCTTCTTCAATAACATCACATAATTCTTCTAGATACAGATCAGTCTGGACTGAAAGATGCTGGCGACCAGCTACAGGAAGTCCTTTATCAGCAATACTAGGCGTTGCATTTTTAGTCtgaaaattgaatgtttaatgaagtttttagtctgaaaattgttttgatatgAATATGCTTAGCAAAAATATCTTTTAGCAgagttacattataaaaaataataactgtacagccaaattatttttatagcataaaagattttatctaatgataaattatgatacaatattttaaagtattaaacaaataataaaatataatacattatacatatgcaacaaaatatcttaaaaaattcaaactagaatagaatcaacttaaaaaaattttttgaacattaaaaaataatgctacatATTTtggctttcaaaaaaaaatttaaatgctgattttataaaattaaatatttagaatttattcctTTACTAGTTACTTCAGGTGACCAGCTAGTTCGCCaggaatatttgttatatttgatttGAGATAAATCACTTAGATATAACTTCTTGCCCATGATTCCTCTAAATTGTGTGAAATTAACGCCATTTTACTTTAATTGtctaacttaaattttatttgttgtatacatgaacttttctaatagaGGCAGTcccataacattaaaaaataaatattcagttcatCTATCTTGGCGGTACAGTAGCTTCatgtttttatttgtcttaaaacTACACAGATTAACCAAAATCCTTCTtccttagtttttaaaaatagaggaaaatcacttgattaaatatttgatgaaacaatggaactgttttaaatttcaggataacaatgcattctatttttgaaatttaaaggaaaaaaattggggaaatttgccatgattattaaattagtatcttttaaaaaaattgaaatggtgtaaaatttatttttgtgcaataatatttccaaatactAGCATGGAAATACagcaaaatttcacttaatttttaattaaaatttcaaaaactatcgCTCTGAGATTCATATCCCCCCTCCAAGATATATACAgagccaaatttggtagcccTAAGTCAAAATGGTCTGGCATGTAGAGCACCAAAAcaagaagcatttatttattattagcgaTTTATATCTTATGTATACCTTCCCCTTCTGATATTACATTTCTAAGTAGagtaaacaaacataaaattataataaaaaactttagagaaaataaaatatttctgtaataaatagtGTTATATAAGTGTGAAACTAAGGGGTGACACATTATCAAGTAAACACTTGgagtaatttattttgatattgcaATTTTTGGTAGTTAACAAAAGTGTAACTATTCATGAAttgaattgtaataataaaaatacttatacatcaatagttttcttttttggCTTGAAATATAAAACATCTGAAGAATGCACATGATCcctaaaaaataatgatatcaataagaattataaagaaaaatctaattttaattctttaattattctatattattttttaaaagttaaaatgctaATTCAATAGTTTCATGCAATACCTCATTTcagaataatgtttataaattttagaagaattttataggcataaaaaaaaacttagtataCAGGATGTCTTAAAAAAAGTGGGTCAAGTTCTTATTTCCCTGAAAATTGCACCTACACATATACTTCCAAATTTGACTTGTATGAAAACAGTTTGGATACTGTAAAGGTGAtggtaaaaagtttttaaaaattaaattttttatgtctcCTATAGAGTAAGAATGTATATCAGTGCAACATTTCTCTTAAATTCATCTATGCACACATAAAATTAAACCTAtctatttacaaaattaacaGAGATTATTTTTAGGTTTTGAGGGACTAATCACAAACTtagatgaaaacatttaattcagaaatataaatttattcagtacagaaaaatttcatatacagataTTTATTAAGTACATCATCCAATTATCATGACTTCAAAGAAATGTTCTAATTATGCATAATGTTTTTCACTTTAATTGACTAACAATTGCAATTTCGACTTTATAAAGAGGAAAGGAGAAACTTGAGAACATGAACAGAGAAGTATTGGAATACAGAGGAAGGAAATAAATTTCTCTGCTGGCACTTGTGTGCTTTCTAAAAGAATGATATACTTCAGTAACCAAGAAAACATTTGGATCTGCTGAGGATTAATGCTGTTTGTAATCCTATTGCCAACCTACTTGTAGATGAAACCAACGTTTTTCAAAGTAGCAGTCTCCCTGGGAAAGATCCTTACATTCCCAGAGAGAATGAGATATTATTCTTATGATGGAGAAGTTGATGTTTTGGCTTATTTTTTAAGCTACCCTTATGCTAGTGTAATAACCGtcatttcaaaactcaaaattcCAAAGCCGTCAGTGTAGagaatatttcaacataataacTGGAAACTATACAGTATTCGTGAAGTCCTTTGATTGTTAACAAGAGTTAGTTACATGAACAACTATCTAATTGGTATCTAAAATCTTACAATTGGACCCTACATTAGGTAAAATCAAATCCGTCTTTTCGAAGAAATGTGAATTGAACAGATGAAAGtcattttaaatgagaatatatACTGAATAATTATCAATGCATTCGATTGGGGGAGATGCATTATATTTGCAAAAAGGAATGAAATGCTTTTAGCAGTTTGTGTTTTGTAGATCTTTATCAACAGATTCAAAAGGCCTGTCTTTATATTAAAAGTGATGAACTAGaacatacagtggtggccaaaagtgtggacattttttgaaagtttcatgtttctcaactttgcgtgcttgtagaatatattaattttcacttaaatacaaatgtttatatatcaaattgaaggtaatttattgtagaatttaataacaaaaacagtattataatatctgtattacaaaaaaaaagttaccctcattttagtagaacaaacaaacacaaatcgttttgaataatgacgtgttttgcaataaaagcatactagccaatcacaaacactgttctgaggaccccatcaaatgtctgtaactatagtttaggttatttggtatgtaaaatagttattgttttggaaatattttgcggaatgatgcatacaagtacaattaaatagagtattgctgtttttgaatattttaagtccttttttctaattaaactaattttaaacaatgtcaccaacaagaagaactgattggacatctacaaaaagaagccgaattgtcatattgagagaaattgtcctctcttatgctgaaattgcaagacaagttggtggttcagtgacttgttctggtgtacgaaagttctgtttacgttatgaaaaaacgaaatcagtggaaaataaggccaaatcaggccgaaaaaagtgcacaagtgctactgccgatagaaaaattaaacggctatgccttcaagatagaaaaatttcatcagatgccattagatgttaaatgaatgcagcgggtattgcagtaagttcaagaacaataagaagaaggttatcaggatttagactacaagctagaattccaaggaaaaaaccgtatttaaatcaaaagcaacgcgaaaaacgagttaagtgaaaaga
Above is a genomic segment from Argiope bruennichi chromosome 1, qqArgBrue1.1, whole genome shotgun sequence containing:
- the LOC129964415 gene encoding radial spoke head protein 3 homolog B-like, with product MALDVIQVEGCYVSSCLPKALFVPSPSSFPKSKRDHVHSSDVLYFKPKKKTIDTKNATPSIADKGLPVAGRQHLSVQTDLYLEELCDVIEEADAQCETDPLLDRPPSPLFVPAKSGPDVATQIYPGELFDFDEEVEPILEALVGQTLEQALIEIMAEEELAVLTDLQIDYEAKRNAEVAEVKRLEEQERRLSEEKEKRIKEQEEAVLLEDEVAKKIVACIFSQNYLSELVPQVYKKLEAEGYFEAEDPEMLEIEESFWPWLMNEVDSEIATLEASCHLLDTLIDDTVQDIAETSVIQPNTIRTDDITQNTEEITVIQPETMESTSEEVAEDAEVNENTEPRSSSSEKNETI